One stretch of Bremerella cremea DNA includes these proteins:
- a CDS encoding metallophosphoesterase family protein, with the protein MKTAVVSDIHGNLDALEAVLADIRTQGVDRIYCLGDVVGYGPNPRECVDIVRQFDLCILGNHDQAALFDPEGFSHGAEQAIFWTRRQLETGESEEETLSRWHFLCGLPRTHTEDNFLFVHGSARNPLCEYVFPEDIYNPKKLEKIFSLIPNVCLQGHTHVPGVFYESAQFISPKDFENSTYQFNGEKVMINVGSVGQPRDGDPRSCYVIVDGKSVEFRRVEYPIEKVADKIRDIDDLDDSQGDRLFEGH; encoded by the coding sequence ATGAAAACGGCAGTTGTCAGCGATATCCACGGTAATTTAGACGCCCTAGAGGCAGTTCTAGCGGATATACGTACCCAAGGTGTCGACCGGATCTACTGCCTGGGCGATGTCGTCGGTTACGGCCCCAATCCCCGGGAATGCGTCGATATCGTTCGCCAATTCGATCTATGCATTCTGGGCAACCACGATCAAGCTGCCTTGTTCGATCCGGAAGGTTTCAGCCACGGGGCCGAACAAGCCATCTTCTGGACGCGCCGCCAACTGGAAACCGGCGAAAGCGAAGAAGAAACGCTTAGTCGCTGGCATTTCCTCTGCGGCTTGCCTAGGACCCATACGGAAGATAATTTTCTGTTCGTCCACGGCTCGGCCCGCAATCCGCTGTGCGAATACGTTTTTCCCGAAGATATTTACAATCCAAAGAAGCTGGAAAAGATCTTTTCGCTGATACCGAATGTTTGCCTTCAAGGGCATACGCACGTTCCTGGCGTGTTTTACGAATCAGCTCAATTCATCAGCCCAAAAGACTTCGAGAACAGCACGTACCAGTTCAACGGCGAGAAAGTGATGATCAACGTTGGCAGCGTCGGGCAGCCACGCGACGGGGACCCTCGTAGTTGCTACGTAATTGTCGACGGGAAGTCGGTAGAGTTCCGCCGTGTCGAATATCCCATCGAAAAAGTTGCTGATAAGATTCGGGATATTGATGATTTAGACGATTCTCAGGGAGATCGTCTCTTTGAGGGGCACTAA
- a CDS encoding YidC/Oxa1 family insertase periplasmic-domain containing protein — protein MERRHITFIFLAASLLLMFNMLNNQNQQPEKPAPENPDIAEVDQDEPAPDKGDENQPDEANPPADKPVEKDKVKYNRQFASLGSADPKGGYRMLVTLDSKGASVHRVELSNPFYLSYEHDEDGGYLGNLAFDETDGKGVRTNVVGPGTPAAEAVAKSSEIEGGLKPGDIITSVNGELVTTVEELQTAMRKTRPGEEIEVEVTRTPSGEGAAPQQITFTIKLRKFPVEVIKPEQTKLPIPNGGPPKIVHHPSAFLTTLAKVGSLSARNGMAEIKGLPSLIDSNWKTTQVSDNEVHFELTLFPSDLEQLGDNRKLRIVKKYRLDKITDETKATEGYEIHFDLELHNESDDSLSVAYRQLGPTGLPLEGWWYAHKINRGWGSAGIRDVTWESENGSQFKMFTVYEMVEQEEEAAKKGSDPQTPLYALGQDIKTKYSGVDAQYFNCSMILNYKESTPTIDLAKGTCGPIGPIDPLYKPRTDCTFTLESRAYPMAAGQTVTQKFNIFAGPKKEDVLAHYGLEDVEYYGWFGFVSKPLLWILHTLYAVLGNYGLAIIVLTLMVRGAMHPISRKQAKNMQIQQALAPEIKRISDQYKDDPEGRLKAQQELFKKHKFNPVGGCLMMFIQLPIFLGLYRGLAVDFELRQAPLIPGISWCSNLAAPDQLWYWGNIMPEFITLPGSMFSLGPYLNILPLVTVVLFLVQQKMFMPPPQDEQQAMQQKVMTFMMIFMGVIFFKVPAGLCIYFITSSIWGIIERKMLPKPKNVPVVIEAKPESIKQPRVRQAKRKK, from the coding sequence GTGGAACGGCGCCACATTACGTTTATTTTTCTAGCCGCTTCGCTGCTGCTGATGTTCAACATGCTGAACAACCAGAATCAGCAGCCAGAAAAGCCTGCCCCTGAAAATCCCGATATTGCTGAGGTCGATCAGGACGAACCGGCCCCAGATAAGGGTGATGAAAATCAACCCGACGAAGCCAATCCTCCGGCTGATAAGCCGGTTGAAAAGGACAAGGTGAAATACAACCGTCAGTTTGCCTCACTAGGGTCTGCCGATCCCAAAGGCGGCTATCGGATGTTGGTCACACTCGATTCCAAGGGGGCCTCGGTCCACCGGGTTGAATTGAGCAATCCTTTTTATCTGAGCTACGAACATGACGAAGATGGGGGCTATCTCGGCAACCTGGCCTTCGACGAGACCGACGGCAAAGGGGTGCGTACCAACGTGGTTGGCCCCGGTACGCCGGCCGCCGAAGCAGTCGCAAAGTCTTCTGAAATCGAAGGTGGCTTAAAGCCCGGTGACATCATCACCTCGGTAAATGGTGAGCTCGTTACCACCGTTGAAGAACTACAAACCGCCATGCGGAAAACTCGCCCTGGCGAGGAAATCGAGGTCGAGGTTACTCGCACGCCTTCTGGTGAAGGGGCCGCTCCTCAGCAGATCACGTTCACGATCAAACTGCGTAAATTCCCGGTGGAAGTGATCAAGCCGGAACAAACAAAGCTGCCGATTCCCAACGGTGGACCGCCGAAAATTGTTCACCATCCGTCTGCCTTTCTCACGACTTTGGCAAAGGTTGGTTCCCTGTCGGCCCGCAACGGGATGGCGGAAATCAAAGGTTTGCCTTCACTGATCGATAGCAACTGGAAAACAACCCAAGTCTCCGACAATGAAGTTCATTTCGAGCTAACTCTCTTTCCCAGCGACTTAGAACAACTGGGCGACAATCGCAAACTACGGATTGTGAAGAAGTACCGCCTGGACAAAATCACCGACGAGACCAAAGCCACCGAAGGGTACGAGATTCACTTCGACTTAGAACTTCATAACGAATCAGACGACTCGCTAAGCGTGGCCTATCGCCAGCTTGGCCCCACCGGTTTACCACTTGAAGGTTGGTGGTACGCCCACAAAATCAATCGAGGCTGGGGTTCCGCCGGTATTCGTGACGTGACCTGGGAATCGGAGAACGGCAGCCAGTTTAAAATGTTCACCGTCTACGAGATGGTCGAGCAAGAGGAGGAAGCCGCCAAGAAAGGTTCCGACCCGCAAACCCCACTTTATGCGTTGGGGCAAGACATTAAAACGAAATACTCAGGCGTTGACGCTCAGTATTTCAACTGCTCGATGATTCTGAATTACAAAGAAAGCACCCCTACCATCGACTTGGCTAAGGGAACTTGCGGCCCGATTGGCCCGATCGATCCCCTCTACAAGCCTCGTACCGACTGCACGTTCACCTTGGAAAGCCGCGCCTATCCGATGGCCGCTGGGCAGACGGTTACGCAGAAGTTCAACATCTTTGCCGGCCCGAAGAAAGAAGACGTTCTGGCTCACTACGGCCTAGAAGATGTCGAGTACTACGGCTGGTTCGGTTTCGTCTCGAAGCCACTTCTATGGATTCTGCATACGCTTTACGCGGTGCTGGGGAATTATGGCTTGGCCATCATCGTGCTGACGTTGATGGTTCGTGGTGCCATGCACCCGATTAGCCGTAAGCAAGCCAAGAACATGCAGATTCAACAAGCCTTGGCTCCCGAAATCAAACGCATCAGTGATCAATACAAAGACGATCCTGAAGGACGTTTGAAAGCACAGCAGGAACTCTTCAAGAAGCATAAGTTCAACCCGGTGGGTGGCTGCTTGATGATGTTCATCCAATTGCCCATCTTCCTCGGACTTTATCGTGGCTTAGCCGTCGACTTCGAACTGCGGCAGGCCCCGTTAATTCCGGGGATCTCGTGGTGCTCGAACTTGGCCGCCCCAGACCAGTTGTGGTACTGGGGAAATATCATGCCAGAATTCATCACCCTGCCTGGCAGCATGTTTAGTCTTGGCCCCTATTTGAATATCTTGCCGCTCGTCACGGTGGTCTTGTTCCTGGTGCAGCAGAAAATGTTCATGCCGCCACCACAAGACGAACAGCAGGCCATGCAGCAGAAGGTCATGACTTTCATGATGATTTTCATGGGGGTTATCTTCTTCAAGGTTCCCGCAGGCCTCTGTATTTACTTCATCACTTCCAGCATTTGGGGCATCATCGAACGCAAGATGCTCCCCAAGCCGAAGAACGTGCCGGTAGTTATCGAAGCCAAGCCGGAATCGATTAAACAGCCGCGTGTTCGTCAAGCGAAACGCAAGAAATAG